The following nucleotide sequence is from Roseofilum reptotaenium CS-1145.
AGCAGACTTGCTGTAACGCTACAGGAAACAGGTTTGCAGTTGAGCCAAGAGAGCTTGGAGCAGCTTATGCCTGCTCATGACTCAACGCTGAAAGAGCAAGAGCTAGTCGGGACATTACAAATTACCTTTGTACACAACGAACCTGACTTACGCCGAGATATACCTGCTGTTCCAGGGTAAAGATTGGGGTAACCACATCTAAACATCGAAACATTCAGACGAGCATTATCCCAGTAGGATTTCTCACAACTGAAGAAGCACTGCATCAATTTATTTGGGAAAGAATCGTTTCATAAAAAGAAAGGGTAAAACTCAGTTTTACTCAGATCTTATTCCCCACCCTCGATTCCCAAATAGAGCCAGTCTTGGATTTCATGGGTGAGCCAAGCCGCTTCATTGGGACTTAACGCTCCTGCGATCGCATAAGTATATTCCCCAGTCGGATTTTGGCAATGGAGTTTCACCATCGTGGCAGAATTTTCATGATGAATAAATACCCCCATTAACTGCTCGGACACCCCGGTATGAGTGAGGTAACTGTAACCCAAAACTTTCTTTTCAATCTTAAAACTATTTTTCTCAAACGTCACTTCAATTTCAGTCGCTGAAAATAATAAAATCAGGGTAACAATCGCCAAAAAGCCAACCAGCAAAACGATCGGATTCTGAAGCAAACTGAGAATACTGATAAACAGCGATCGTATAATCATCAAGCAGAGTAGAACGATGGCAGTAGTTCTCAACGTATTGCGCTGAAATCTAGAGGGAACCTCTAACTTTAAGGTAGTGGGCGATCGCCAAATATAAATCAGTGTATTGTCCGGTTTCGGGACATGGCGAAACTTAGTACTCTGGGCTGTTTCGATCGCTACTGGTTGGTTATAGAGCTGATCGAAAGCTTCCTGGGCACTGCTAAACCGCTTCTCTAGGGCTGGATCGGTCATTTTCTCGATCCAAGTGATTAAATAGGGATTAAGTGTCGAGCGATCGCGAAACTGGATGCGATTTTCCCGATGGGGCAGATCCACCGGAGGAACCCCAGTCGCTACATGAATCAACGTTGCCCCCAATGCATACAGATCGGATGCGGCAACCGCACGTCCCCAAAACTGTTCCAACGGTGCATAACCACTTGTCCCCACCACCGTAAACGTTACTCCAGTTACCGCTGCTTGGGATTGTACTGCACCAAAATCGACTAAGTATACTTCCCGATCTTCACCAAGAATAATATTACTGGGCTTAATATCGCGATGTAGCACTGGGGGACTTAGGCGGTGTAAATAGATTAAAATTTTCAGAACCGAAGCTGCAATTTCCTTCACTTCCTCTTCCGAAAAACGCGCCCCATTCTCCAACTGCTCCTGCAACGACACCCCTGGGATATACTCCTGCACCAACCCAAACCAAGGAACTCCTCCCCCCATCTGTTGATCCAAAGAGAAATAATCCCGATATTCAGGAATACAAGGATGATCGAGCGCTTGCAAAACCTGCGCTTCCCGCTCAAACAACTTCAGCTCATCCCATGGCATCTGGGGATTAAACGCCAACAACTTAAGGGTTACCGGTTCATTCACCCTTAAATCGGTTGCCAGCCAAGTTTGCCGACCTGCTGCCGTCCGCCCCAATTTCCGGTGTAACTGGTATTCTAGAGGTTGGGAAGAAGTTGATTGAACCGATAAAACTTGTTCCGGTTGTAACATTAGGAGGGGGAAGTAGTGAATGAGGGAATGGGGAAATTTTTCATTGAATTTAGACCTAATGTAGATTATAGCGCTACCTGCTGGGCGTTGACAGGGAAAGAAAGAAAGCAGCTTATTGGGATTTGAGTAGCCAGCGATCCTAAAACTTCTAGAATTTCTCACCCTAGATTAATTTTAATCTAGTATTCTAGACAAGATAGTGAGTTAATCAAGGGATATTTATGGGTTTAACCGAACATTTAAATAAGACATCCCAAGCTGTTTTTGCTGACCTCTCTGCAAGCATTAAAGCCAGATTCAAGGAAGCAACTGAAGAATTACAGAACTCTGGGATTATCGAGCAAGCCTGTCAAAACGGAGACTTAGCTCCTGACTTCTCCTTACCGAATACAATGGGGAAAACCATCACCCTTAGTGAGTTACTTAAAGTCGGGCCAGTGATCATTTCCTTCTATCGAGGGAAATGGTGTACGTTTTGCAACCTAGAATTACAAGCTTTCCAGCGCATCTCTCCCAACTTAAAAGATCTAGGAACTACTCTCGTTGCCATTTCACCTCAAACTTTTGATCATTCATCTGGCACAGTTGACCAAAATCAACTCATATTTGATGTTCTCAGCGATCGCGGTAATGCCATCGCTCGAAGCTATGGTTTAGTCTTTCGCTTACCAGAATCTCTCCGAGTCCTCTATCAAAGCTTTGACATCGATCTTCCCGCTTACAATGGTGATGAAACCTTTGAATTACCTATTCCAGCAACCTACATTATTAGTCAAGATGGTAAAGTTGCTCTATCTTTTATCAATGCAGATTACACTCAACGCCTTGACCCTCGGGACATTATGAAAACGTTACGCTCTCTTAAAAATGGGCAATCTTAAAGAAAAAGACAATTGACCCATTACCGATAAACTGTTACCAGTGAGTAGCACTTTAAAGGTAGACTTGAGAGCGGAAAATTTTATTCCAGGGAGTTCCCATGAAAGCAACAGGACATTGCCAGTGTGGTGCAGTTACCTACTCGGCCGAAGGGATAGAAACAGATGTTCATAGTTGTCACTGCAACATCTGTGTACGATGGACAGGTGGCCCTGCATTTGCTGTGAGTGTTGGTCAAGTCACATTTGAAGGAGAGGAAAATATCAGTCGATTTGATTCATCAGAATGGGCCGAGCGAGGATTTTGTCGTCGTTGTGGGACTCATCTTTTCTATCGTTTGAAAGAGGCAGATCAATATATGCTTTGGATGGGCACGTTTGATGATTCAACCCAATTCAATCTGGCCGGAGAAATCTTCATTGACCAAAAGCCCCACTTCTATGATTTAGCAGGCGATCACCCACGACTAACCGGTGAAGAATTTATGGCTTCAATCATGAACAATTAAATTGATAAAGTTACAGGGAAATGAAACCCACTTGAATACCTCTTCGATTAAAATAGAGAAAGCAGTCCCCCTGATACCCTAGCGTGCAAATAACTTTTCTTGGAACTAGCTCCGGTGTCCCTACGCGATCGCGTAATGTTTCGGCGATCGCCCTTCGTCTTCCTCAAAAGTCTGAACTCTGGCTCTTTGACTGCGGAGAAGGGACTCAGCACCAATTCCAACGCAGCGATCTCAAAGTTAGCCAACTTCGGCGAATCTTCGTGACTCACATGCATGGCGATCACATCTTTGGCCTGATGGGTTTACTTGCCAGTTGTGGGTTAGCCGGAAGCATGGAACAAATCGATATTTATGGCCCTCCCAAACTGAGCGAATACCTGCAAGGATGTATCCGCTATTCCCAAACCCACTTTTCCTATCCAGTTAAGGTGCATACTGTAGAACCCGGTGTAATTTATGAAGATGCAGAATATCGCGTCATCTGCGGCCCCTTAAAACATAAAGTTCCCGCCTTTGGCTATCGAGTGCAAGAAAAAGACCGTCCAGGACGCTTTGATGTTGCTCGCGCTCAGTCTCTTGGCATTCCGCCCGGCCCCCTCTATGGCAAGCTGAAAAAAGGAGAATGGATTACGCTCCCTGACGGGCGCAAAATTCACGGTGCGAAACTTTGTGGCCCCACTCAAGTGGGCAGAAGTTTTGTGTATTGCACCGATACTATCTTTTGTGAAGGAGCAGTAGACTTAGCCCAAAATGCTGATTTACTAGTACATGAATCTACCTTTGCCCATCAAGATGCCCAACTCGCCTACGATCGCCTCCATTCTACTTCTACTATGGCCGCTCAAGTTGCCCTAGCTGCCAAAGTTAAGCAACTCATGCTCACCCATTTTAGTCCCCGATATGCCCCAGGCAACGCCCTACAACTGGAAGATTTATTAACTGAAGCACGGGCAATTTTTCCCGAAACGGATATGGCCCATGATTTTCTTAGTTATGAAATTGCTCGCCAAATCTCCAATCATTAAAAATCATAAAGAGATTGCAGAAAAATACCCAATATCCCTCACAATAGGAGAATGAAGCAAAAGACTCAAGTATTTATACTTAACCTGTGTTATTACGACCCTGTACCGATAAGATAAAAGGTGTGGATTATGATGCCAACTCTGCAATACTCAATCACCATGATTAAAGATGAAGCCCGTCATTTAGTTGATGTGGGTTCCGTCGAGAGGTTACAGCCGATTTACAGTTTGTGCCGTTATATTCCCAGTCGAGAATGGGAATCTGTAGAATTAGAATTAGAAAACCACGGATATTTACTGCGCGATCGCATTGTTGATTTACTGGGCAGAGAAGACTGGAGAGAAGACTAACTAGATTTGAGGCAAGGGGTAAAAGCAAGAGAGAAAAGGAAAAACAGCTTTTACCCTTTCCTTTCTTAAGCTTTGGTGAATGACAAGCTTTCAACAGAAAGGGTAAAACATCTCCTGCTGTTCCCCTTAACTCCATGAAAAAGAGACTCTTCTGAATTGCATCAGAGAGTCTCTTCGTTCTCAGGAAACAAAAAACTATAAACTGGTACTCCCAGCAGAAGGCTTCGGTTCTTCTGCTGCCGTTTCTTTTGTTTCTTCTTCTTCCTGTGGTTTAGGAGCTGGAGGAGGCGGAGGAGGAGCATCCGGGAAGATTTCCTCATAGATCTTGATATACTGATCTGCTGAAAGATCCCAACTATAATTTTGGCGCATCGCTCGCTGTTGCAGTTTTTTCCAATATTCCTTATATCGGAAGCCTTCCATCGCCTTAATCATAGAGCTAAACAAATCTAGGGGTTCGTAGCGATCGAAGCAATACCCAGTTCCTAACTCTTTCGCCGGATCGTGGAAGCTCACCGTATCCACTAAACCGCCGGTACGACGCACAATGGGAATGCAACCATAACGCATCGCTAACATTTGGCTAATGCCACAAGGCTCAAACCGAGACGGCATCAAGAACGCATCACATCCGGCATAAATGCGTCGAGCTAGGGCATCATTATAGAGCAACTGAACCGAAACCCGTCCTCGATAGCGGGAAGCCAAATCCCACATTTGCGTTTCATAATAGCGATCGCCCGTTCCCAACAACACAAACTGGGCATCCGTATACGCCATAAACCGATCCAGAATTTGCAGCGCCAGATCGATCCCCTTCTGCTCAACTAACCGGGTAACCATCCCAATTAAAAACGCCCCTTTATTAACTTCCAATCCAATTTCTTCCTGTAAAGAAACCTTATTTATCGGGCGTTTTTCCAACGTATCTGCATTAAAATTCTGATACAGATATCTGTCCGTTTGTGGATTATAACTCTCTGTATCAATACCATTCAAAATACCGATACTTTTACCGCTCACATAAGAAAGTAAACCCTCTAAATTTTCACCATATTCTGAGGTTTTAATCTGTTCCGAATAAGTTGGCGAAACCGTCGTCACCTTATTAGCAAATTGCACGGCTGCTGCCATAGTATTATGGCCTTCCATATACCAAGGACACCAAGTAATCTGGTCTAAATACCAACGCCAAGGACCTTGATAGGCCAAATTATGAATCGTAAACACAGTATTAATATCTGGTGTTTCATGCAACCACACCGGCAACATGCCCGCGTGCCAATCATGGCAATGGACAATACTGGGTCGCCAATAATTCCAAGCAAACTCAGCAGCCGCATTCGCAAATAACGTAAACCTCCATCCTTCATCTTCGCCAAAATAGACATTGCGCCCCGAAAAAGAAGGATGGCCAAACAAATAGAGCGGCACATCAGATTTAGGTAAAAAAGCCTGATAAATTTCAAAATCTTGGAACATTGCTGTTCCTTTCCAAACCGGTTCTTCCGGGATATCTATTTTATCCGGTAAAAAACCATAATAGGGCATGAAAACCCGCACATCATGACCCTTTTTTCGTAAGACTTTGGGCAGTGCACCAACGACATCACCCATACCACCCACTTTAGCCAATGGTGCTGCTTCTGCGGCAACAAATAAAATCTTCATGTTTGCGATTAGTTCTGTAACATCTTGTCAAGGGGACGTGAAATAAGAGTAATTCTGAGATAGACTTACCGGATCTAGAGTACCGCAGGCTGTGACCAAAACCAATGGGGTCATAGGTAATAGGTAATGGCAGAGGGGTAATGGGCTGGCAAGCTTAATTTTGGGCGTAAGAGTGTAGGTTGGGTTGAGGAACGACACCCAACACCAATTCAACCTACACTACTCACTGTAGGTTGGCTACAATTCTAACTCCTCCTCTTCAAGCTCAACGTTGAGATCGGGTAAATCACCACCATTAGTCAATCCATTAACGTCCTCCTCACTGACTGGGGTTACGGAGTTAGCAGAAACCACCGCTCCCATATCGAGTTTCTGGCGTACCTGATTTTCCACCCCTTGAGTAAACGGAAGATTCTCCTGCATATACTGAATGGTATTATCTCGTCCTTGGCCAATATTATTACCATCTTTACTGTACCAAGCACCTTTTTTGGTAATCACTCCAGTCTCTTCGGCAATATCCAAAAGACAGCCCATAGAGGAGATACCTTTACCAAAAATAATATCAAATTCGGCAATCCGGAAGGGAGGAGCAACCTTGTTTTTAGCTACTTTCACTTTCGCCCGAATCCCGTATTCTTCTGAACCTTTTTTCAAAGTTTGGATACGGCGGATATCGAGACGAACAGAGGCATAGAACTTGAGGGCATTACCGCCAGTAGTGGTTTCAGGATTGCCATAAACGACACCAATTTTTTGCCGCAGTTGGTTGAGAAAGATCACGGTACAGCCTGATTTGCCAATATTACCCGTGATTTTACGCATAGCTTGGCTCATCAATCGGGCTTGGGCACCCATGGGCGCATCTCCCATATCGCCTTCAATTTCTGAGCGGGGGACTAAAGCTGCTACAGAGTCTACGACTACAATATCAACCGCAGCCGATCGCACCAACTGATCGACTACCTCTAGAGCCATTTCTCCCGTATCGGGCTGGGAAACGAGCAAGTTTTCAATATCAACACCCAAAACTGAGGCATAGGTGGGATCTAGGGCATGTTCGGCATCCACAAAGGCGGCTACACCTCCCCCTTTCTGGACTTCAGAAATGGCATGGAGTGCTAAGGTGGTTTTCCCAGAACTTTCTGGGCCGTAGATTTCAATCACTCGCCCTTTGGGTAACCCTCCCCCTAGGGCTAAATCTAGGGTGAGTGCCCCTGTAGGAATGGTTTCGACTTTCATCCGCCCCACATCACCCAGGCGCATGATTGCACCTTTACCAAAACTACGCTCAATCTGGGTGAGAACGGCTTTCAGGGCTTTCTGCTTATCGGAATTTTCGCTGGTTTTTGCAGGCATAGGTTTGTGTTGACGTAAAGTTCATCATTGATTCCTATTGTAGACAAATCTCACTCCGAAAGCAGACATGATTTTTAATTTTTAATTTTTAACGGGTCACTGAGCGTAGCCGAAGTGTTAATTGATTACGACTGGGATAGGCGCTTGACCTCTTGCCCACCCAGCAATTGGTCGGCTTCTCGGAGAAGATCGGGAATAATATCGGCATGGGGACTGTTGGCTAAACAGGGAGCCAGGTCAACCTTGAGGTTATGGGCTTTATTGCCGGGAAACCAGTGACTGCCATTACCGAGCAGGTTATAGCGCATTTTGGCATACTCGACTAAATCGTAGGCTAGGGCCAGATTCCTGAGCCAGAGAATGGTATGAATATTGATCTGGTTGGGAGTAGCTTCAGGAGTCGGCAGGCCAACATGCCACGTTTTGTACCAATTTTCCCCGAAAGTGGCGATCGCCGCTTCTTGCAAACGACTCAGAATAGGTGTTAAGACTTCATCCGCCCGATCTAAAAGGGATAATACCTTTAGATGCTCGTCAAAATCACTCGGACAGGCTGCACCTAAACTCAGAGTATGGACTTGGGGATGACTCAGACAAAACAGGTCATTAAACACCATCGGACTTAGAGGAGCGCAAAGATCTACCAGTTTTTGCGGCGGTTTATAGAGTTGTCCTCCTTTATCCGAAGGACTAATGATAAACACTCCCACATCATGCCTTTGAGCCGCTTCAATAGCCGGCCAGTTGCGTTGATTAATGTAGTACCAATGGAGGTTTACATAATCAAATTCACCCGTTTCAATCGCTTGGGTAATGATATCCGTGGGGCCGTGAGTAGAGAAGCCAATAAAGCGAATTCTGCCCTGTTTTTGGTACTCGCGAGCCACATCTAAACAGCCTCCAGGACGAACAGTTTGATGGATAATCTCTTGAGTATTAATTCCGTGAATGCCTAACAGATCGATGGTATCGAGTTGCAGGTTCTGGAGGGAAGTTTCAAGGTTTTGGCGAAAGACTTCGGGGTCGGCTTGGGGAGAAACCTTGGTTTGGATAATGAACCGATCGCGGGGCAATTTCGGTAAAATCTGACCCAATTGTAGCTCTGATGTGCCATATCCCCTAGCCGTTTCGATATGGGTAATTCCCAGGTCTAAGCCACGGCGAATGGTTGCTTCTAGATTTTTCTGATTATCTTCTGGAATCTCCGATAGAGCCTTATCTTGCCACTTGTATTGATAGCGCATTCCTCCACAGGAGAAGATAGGCATCGGGAGATCGGTTCTGCCAAATCGTCGATACTGCATGATTGATGGGGTTGATCGGATTCAGAGGGTCTGGGAAAATGGAGCGATCGCCTTCATCGTGAACCAACACTCCTTTTCTCCAAATTTTACCCACTCCCCAGTCATCCTAACACTGATCGCCAGAAGACATAAACAGTTAAAGCTAACTTACCAGTCTGACCGCAATCAACGATAAGATCATAAGATAAACTTAATGTCTCTTTTGGATGGTTACGGCGCAGGTTGGACACATCTAAGGCAGACTCCAGTAACGTTTACCTATCTTCAATCGATCATGAATATGGATATCTCAGAATTAGATCATTTAGAAAACTCAGTTCAAGACTTATTATCAGCAGCTAAACTTGAACTTGAAGCCACCCGTTTAGAGCAACAACGGGATGAACAGGTTCAATCTGCTGTGGCCGAAATTGAAAAACGACTGAAACCTTTATTAGCAGATGTAGAAAAAACCCTCACTGACTTTGATAATTTCAGTTTAGGTGATAGTGTTACCCGACAAAAGTTAGAAGAAAAAGCTGCTGATTTACGTCAACAACTCGAAGAAGCTCCTATTTTAGCTGCCCAAGTGGCCGATCGCCAACTCATTCTAAATGAAGAACGCTTACTCGATGAACAGTTAGCCGAGCAAACTTATCGCTGGCGGCAAGAATTAAAAGCTGATTTGCTCGATATGATTGCCGAACAAGAAGACTTTTATAGTGCTACCGATGCAGCCGTTGCCATTCGCCCCTATATTCAAGACCTCAAAGCCATTCAAGGACTAGATGAAGTGGTTGAAGCTCTCATCCATCAAATCAATTTATATAGCAAAGAAGGGCCCGTCGCTCGGTTGCGAGGCAGCCATGACCAAACCCTAAATTTTATCTACGATAAAGCCATGGAAAACCGAGCTAGGGTAGAATTACCTCGTAATGTTCAGCCCAAAACTCGCCATCGGGTATCGGAAAAACAACCGAATCCCTACATGCTTTTGGAGGGGAAAGTTGTGGTATTTGGAG
It contains:
- a CDS encoding serine/threonine protein kinase; this translates as MLQPEQVLSVQSTSSQPLEYQLHRKLGRTAAGRQTWLATDLRVNEPVTLKLLAFNPQMPWDELKLFEREAQVLQALDHPCIPEYRDYFSLDQQMGGGVPWFGLVQEYIPGVSLQEQLENGARFSEEEVKEIAASVLKILIYLHRLSPPVLHRDIKPSNIILGEDREVYLVDFGAVQSQAAVTGVTFTVVGTSGYAPLEQFWGRAVAASDLYALGATLIHVATGVPPVDLPHRENRIQFRDRSTLNPYLITWIEKMTDPALEKRFSSAQEAFDQLYNQPVAIETAQSTKFRHVPKPDNTLIYIWRSPTTLKLEVPSRFQRNTLRTTAIVLLCLMIIRSLFISILSLLQNPIVLLVGFLAIVTLILLFSATEIEVTFEKNSFKIEKKVLGYSYLTHTGVSEQLMGVFIHHENSATMVKLHCQNPTGEYTYAIAGALSPNEAAWLTHEIQDWLYLGIEGGE
- a CDS encoding peroxiredoxin-like family protein, with the translated sequence MGLTEHLNKTSQAVFADLSASIKARFKEATEELQNSGIIEQACQNGDLAPDFSLPNTMGKTITLSELLKVGPVIISFYRGKWCTFCNLELQAFQRISPNLKDLGTTLVAISPQTFDHSSGTVDQNQLIFDVLSDRGNAIARSYGLVFRLPESLRVLYQSFDIDLPAYNGDETFELPIPATYIISQDGKVALSFINADYTQRLDPRDIMKTLRSLKNGQS
- a CDS encoding GFA family protein → MKATGHCQCGAVTYSAEGIETDVHSCHCNICVRWTGGPAFAVSVGQVTFEGEENISRFDSSEWAERGFCRRCGTHLFYRLKEADQYMLWMGTFDDSTQFNLAGEIFIDQKPHFYDLAGDHPRLTGEEFMASIMNN
- a CDS encoding ribonuclease Z; amino-acid sequence: MQITFLGTSSGVPTRSRNVSAIALRLPQKSELWLFDCGEGTQHQFQRSDLKVSQLRRIFVTHMHGDHIFGLMGLLASCGLAGSMEQIDIYGPPKLSEYLQGCIRYSQTHFSYPVKVHTVEPGVIYEDAEYRVICGPLKHKVPAFGYRVQEKDRPGRFDVARAQSLGIPPGPLYGKLKKGEWITLPDGRKIHGAKLCGPTQVGRSFVYCTDTIFCEGAVDLAQNADLLVHESTFAHQDAQLAYDRLHSTSTMAAQVALAAKVKQLMLTHFSPRYAPGNALQLEDLLTEARAIFPETDMAHDFLSYEIARQISNH
- a CDS encoding DUF4327 family protein, with the translated sequence MMPTLQYSITMIKDEARHLVDVGSVERLQPIYSLCRYIPSREWESVELELENHGYLLRDRIVDLLGREDWRED
- the glgA gene encoding glycogen synthase GlgA, whose protein sequence is MKILFVAAEAAPLAKVGGMGDVVGALPKVLRKKGHDVRVFMPYYGFLPDKIDIPEEPVWKGTAMFQDFEIYQAFLPKSDVPLYLFGHPSFSGRNVYFGEDEGWRFTLFANAAAEFAWNYWRPSIVHCHDWHAGMLPVWLHETPDINTVFTIHNLAYQGPWRWYLDQITWCPWYMEGHNTMAAAVQFANKVTTVSPTYSEQIKTSEYGENLEGLLSYVSGKSIGILNGIDTESYNPQTDRYLYQNFNADTLEKRPINKVSLQEEIGLEVNKGAFLIGMVTRLVEQKGIDLALQILDRFMAYTDAQFVLLGTGDRYYETQMWDLASRYRGRVSVQLLYNDALARRIYAGCDAFLMPSRFEPCGISQMLAMRYGCIPIVRRTGGLVDTVSFHDPAKELGTGYCFDRYEPLDLFSSMIKAMEGFRYKEYWKKLQQRAMRQNYSWDLSADQYIKIYEEIFPDAPPPPPPAPKPQEEEETKETAAEEPKPSAGSTSL
- the recA gene encoding recombinase RecA; this encodes MPAKTSENSDKQKALKAVLTQIERSFGKGAIMRLGDVGRMKVETIPTGALTLDLALGGGLPKGRVIEIYGPESSGKTTLALHAISEVQKGGGVAAFVDAEHALDPTYASVLGVDIENLLVSQPDTGEMALEVVDQLVRSAAVDIVVVDSVAALVPRSEIEGDMGDAPMGAQARLMSQAMRKITGNIGKSGCTVIFLNQLRQKIGVVYGNPETTTGGNALKFYASVRLDIRRIQTLKKGSEEYGIRAKVKVAKNKVAPPFRIAEFDIIFGKGISSMGCLLDIAEETGVITKKGAWYSKDGNNIGQGRDNTIQYMQENLPFTQGVENQVRQKLDMGAVVSANSVTPVSEEDVNGLTNGGDLPDLNVELEEEELEL
- a CDS encoding aldo/keto reductase, which translates into the protein MQYRRFGRTDLPMPIFSCGGMRYQYKWQDKALSEIPEDNQKNLEATIRRGLDLGITHIETARGYGTSELQLGQILPKLPRDRFIIQTKVSPQADPEVFRQNLETSLQNLQLDTIDLLGIHGINTQEIIHQTVRPGGCLDVAREYQKQGRIRFIGFSTHGPTDIITQAIETGEFDYVNLHWYYINQRNWPAIEAAQRHDVGVFIISPSDKGGQLYKPPQKLVDLCAPLSPMVFNDLFCLSHPQVHTLSLGAACPSDFDEHLKVLSLLDRADEVLTPILSRLQEAAIATFGENWYKTWHVGLPTPEATPNQINIHTILWLRNLALAYDLVEYAKMRYNLLGNGSHWFPGNKAHNLKVDLAPCLANSPHADIIPDLLREADQLLGGQEVKRLSQS
- a CDS encoding DUF2325 domain-containing protein codes for the protein MSLLDGYGAGWTHLRQTPVTFTYLQSIMNMDISELDHLENSVQDLLSAAKLELEATRLEQQRDEQVQSAVAEIEKRLKPLLADVEKTLTDFDNFSLGDSVTRQKLEEKAADLRQQLEEAPILAAQVADRQLILNEERLLDEQLAEQTYRWRQELKADLLDMIAEQEDFYSATDAAVAIRPYIQDLKAIQGLDEVVEALIHQINLYSKEGPVARLRGSHDQTLNFIYDKAMENRARVELPRNVQPKTRHRVSEKQPNPYMLLEGKVVVFGGHDKLATAVKNRLRASKVDLNWCTAQDGLQMAQQMESHIASADLVLIITGYASHALTEKAMQAAQNVELTPEMINTTGMTKVLERIEIALKSRLLARRLNNSTKS